The following are from one region of the Amylibacter sp. IMCC11727 genome:
- a CDS encoding pyridoxamine 5'-phosphate oxidase family protein: MDTYNTHLFGQAALELQHKIGKRDQFAKVYANRWTDGITDRFKEFIANCTTMYIASTVENGWPYVQHRGGPRGFLKVIEQDTLGFADYHGNQQFITQGNLQTNDRVSLILMDYAAKARIKMIGHATMIDASEDPDLAAELHVDGEGPVERLTTIKVTALDVNCPKYITQRFDEGEIQTMLGPRISELDRQVGVLADRLKELGEDPAALLKKETP; encoded by the coding sequence ATGGACACATACAACACACATCTGTTCGGGCAGGCAGCGCTGGAGTTGCAACACAAGATCGGCAAGCGCGATCAATTTGCCAAAGTCTACGCCAACCGCTGGACCGATGGCATCACGGATCGCTTCAAAGAATTCATCGCCAATTGCACCACCATGTATATCGCCAGCACCGTTGAAAACGGCTGGCCCTATGTGCAACATCGCGGCGGCCCCCGTGGGTTTTTGAAAGTGATCGAGCAAGACACACTCGGCTTTGCCGATTACCACGGTAATCAGCAATTCATCACCCAAGGCAATCTTCAAACCAACGACCGCGTGTCACTGATCCTGATGGACTACGCGGCCAAAGCCCGCATCAAAATGATCGGCCATGCCACCATGATCGACGCAAGCGAAGACCCCGATCTTGCCGCCGAACTCCACGTGGACGGTGAAGGCCCCGTCGAACGCCTCACTACAATCAAGGTCACCGCTCTCGATGTGAATTGCCCCAAATACATCACCCAACGGTTCGACGAGGGTGAAATCCAAACCATGCTCGGCCCGCGCATTTCTGAACTCGACCGTCAGGTCGGTGTTCTTGCGGATCGGCTCAAAGAACTCGGCGAAGACCCCGCCGCATTATTGAAAAAGGAAACACCATGA